Proteins co-encoded in one Capnocytophaga ochracea DSM 7271 genomic window:
- a CDS encoding DUF1735 and LamG domain-containing protein, whose protein sequence is MKNTIIKLASVALFLGLTACQEKLDNDNSNSLGNLSAVYMNDNNVNVSFAKSTESGSTKFEIRMSNLRERNETITIATTDFFPEYNEKNTTNYKMLPVSEYELYEEGNTANKSTNGSLNITLKAGQTAVQVGVKVRPLNDDTFPLGIKYAIPLRIVSASLPILSNKDVVISLSRPFKTSVAKIKQGYGLGVKVADNIQGNDEFTIQGMFLFEEFHSYNNTNVNMSLFQGEMLPYTRIDAGKIQVKNGGGDSPDDWAESKDIAVGKWVQITFTYKDSFLKLYINGKLIKTYQRPSLKVSPGMRINIENTQTSYSANRYFREFRLWNRVLTDAEIVDGLYLPVDPTSKGLVAYLPITKKDGFKDMSKYNNTTIYRKGTSSYNTGEQDGDSYVKDIDEATFTPTVEWKENVKFPSEILDTED, encoded by the coding sequence ATGAAAAATACAATCATAAAATTAGCGAGTGTAGCCCTTTTCTTAGGGCTCACCGCTTGTCAAGAAAAGTTAGACAACGACAATAGTAACAGTCTCGGAAACCTTTCAGCGGTGTATATGAACGACAACAATGTCAATGTGAGCTTTGCCAAGTCTACTGAATCAGGTAGCACTAAGTTTGAAATCCGTATGTCTAACCTCAGAGAGCGCAATGAAACCATCACCATTGCTACTACCGATTTTTTCCCTGAATACAACGAGAAAAACACCACTAATTACAAAATGTTACCTGTCTCTGAATACGAATTGTATGAAGAAGGTAATACTGCCAATAAATCTACTAATGGTAGTTTGAACATCACTCTAAAAGCTGGACAAACAGCTGTACAAGTGGGAGTGAAAGTACGCCCTTTAAATGATGATACCTTCCCTTTAGGCATAAAATACGCTATCCCATTGCGTATCGTCTCTGCTTCTTTGCCTATTCTTTCTAATAAAGATGTGGTAATAAGCCTTAGTCGTCCGTTCAAAACTTCAGTAGCCAAAATTAAACAAGGCTATGGTTTAGGAGTGAAAGTAGCCGACAATATTCAAGGAAATGATGAATTTACCATACAAGGAATGTTCTTGTTTGAAGAATTTCACTCCTATAATAATACCAATGTAAATATGTCACTTTTCCAAGGCGAAATGTTACCTTATACCCGTATAGATGCTGGTAAAATACAGGTGAAAAACGGTGGTGGAGATAGTCCCGACGATTGGGCAGAATCTAAAGATATTGCTGTAGGAAAATGGGTACAAATTACCTTCACCTATAAAGACTCTTTCCTTAAATTGTATATCAATGGTAAACTTATTAAAACTTATCAACGCCCTAGCTTAAAAGTATCTCCTGGTATGCGTATCAATATCGAAAATACCCAAACCTCTTACTCTGCGAATCGTTATTTCCGCGAGTTTAGATTGTGGAACAGAGTTCTTACCGATGCTGAGATTGTAGATGGTTTATACTTGCCTGTTGATCCAACTAGTAAAGGTTTGGTAGCCTACTTGCCTATCACCAAAAAAGACGGTTTTAAAGATATGAGCAAGTACAATAATACCACTATCTATAGAAAAGGTACTTCTTCCTATAATACAGGAGAACAAGATGGTGATTCGTATGTAAAAGATATTGATGAAGCTACCTTTACCCCTACGGTAGAATGGAAAGAAAATGTAAAATTCCCATCTGAAATCTTAGATACAGAAGATTAG
- a CDS encoding glycoside hydrolase family 65 protein: MKQFFFIIGFICCASLNAQDPWLLKAETINPANYYGVTIGNGMIGMRSSAVPLQIEQVIIAGLYDYGKSRVVSAMPNINPLQLRMAIDYEDINTHSVSNFTQELDTRNGAFTGHFSFKNKAKVTYTYYALRHLPHTLLLDISITPLRDITLLVENILSTPDGFRNPQNYFNEINPPHAHIPLLTTVAQTPAENAKVAVSNAFLFDKKYGDAPQILHEMRDYNSHLMQFTHKLKAGETYSFSLIGNLISSQHSADPYNQAERLCTYAFLQGHEALLAGHNKQWAKLWESNIEIEGDAQANQDIHNMLYHLYASVSELHSFSLSPYGLSHTGYMGHIFWDTEMWMYPPLLLLHPEIAKNLLNYRYQRLERAQHNAALHGYQGAMFPWESAASGEEDTPVWALTGTYEHHITADVAIAVWNYYCVTKDKEWLRRIGYPILESTATFWQSRVSEQAPYQIKNVVCADEWAENVDNNAYTNAAAKLNLLYATAAAKVLRIKANPQWKTIAEQLVFSTMDNGVTREHDSYTGQFIKQADVNLLAYPLKVITDKKQIHKDLEYYKDKVPYNDTPAMTQAIFSLLYSRLGDREKAYKYFTEAYHPNLLPPFRVMAETKNGKTPYFLTGAGGVLQTVMMGFGGLDISEEKGIQQLKTVMPTHWEKITLKGIGIDKKTYIISNE; encoded by the coding sequence ATGAAACAATTCTTTTTCATTATAGGTTTCATTTGCTGTGCTTCACTGAATGCCCAAGACCCGTGGCTGCTCAAAGCAGAGACCATCAACCCCGCGAACTATTACGGGGTTACAATAGGCAATGGAATGATAGGGATGCGTTCTTCTGCTGTACCCCTACAAATAGAACAAGTAATCATAGCAGGGTTGTACGATTACGGCAAAAGTAGGGTAGTTTCGGCTATGCCTAATATCAATCCATTACAACTGCGAATGGCTATTGATTACGAGGATATCAACACTCATTCTGTTAGTAATTTCACTCAAGAATTAGATACGCGCAATGGGGCGTTCACTGGTCACTTCAGCTTTAAAAACAAAGCTAAAGTTACCTATACTTATTATGCCTTGAGGCATTTGCCTCACACCTTGCTGTTAGACATCAGCATTACCCCTTTGCGAGATATTACACTTTTAGTAGAGAATATTCTAAGCACTCCCGATGGCTTCCGCAACCCTCAAAACTACTTCAATGAAATCAATCCGCCTCACGCTCATATCCCATTGCTCACTACGGTGGCTCAAACACCAGCAGAGAATGCCAAAGTAGCAGTGAGTAACGCTTTTCTTTTCGATAAAAAATACGGTGACGCTCCCCAAATATTGCACGAAATGAGAGACTACAATAGTCACCTAATGCAATTCACTCATAAACTAAAAGCAGGCGAAACCTATTCTTTCTCACTAATTGGCAACCTAATAAGCTCTCAGCACTCTGCCGACCCTTATAATCAAGCCGAAAGACTCTGTACTTATGCTTTCTTGCAGGGACACGAGGCGCTACTTGCAGGACATAACAAACAGTGGGCAAAACTATGGGAAAGCAACATTGAGATTGAGGGAGATGCACAGGCTAATCAGGACATCCACAATATGTTATACCACTTATACGCATCGGTAAGTGAGCTCCATTCCTTTTCTCTTTCTCCTTATGGGTTAAGCCACACAGGGTATATGGGACACATATTTTGGGATACCGAAATGTGGATGTATCCCCCTTTGTTATTATTGCACCCCGAAATAGCTAAAAACCTCCTCAACTATCGCTATCAAAGGTTAGAACGCGCCCAACACAACGCTGCTCTGCACGGTTATCAAGGCGCTATGTTTCCTTGGGAAAGTGCTGCGTCAGGAGAAGAAGACACTCCTGTGTGGGCACTCACAGGCACTTACGAGCACCACATCACTGCCGATGTAGCTATAGCAGTATGGAATTACTATTGTGTAACTAAAGATAAAGAGTGGTTGCGTCGCATAGGCTATCCCATTTTAGAAAGTACCGCTACCTTTTGGCAAAGCCGAGTGAGTGAACAAGCTCCCTATCAAATTAAAAACGTAGTATGTGCCGATGAATGGGCTGAAAATGTAGATAACAACGCCTATACCAATGCAGCTGCCAAACTGAACTTGCTCTATGCTACTGCTGCTGCCAAAGTATTAAGGATAAAAGCTAACCCTCAATGGAAAACCATAGCCGAACAGCTCGTTTTCAGCACGATGGATAATGGCGTAACCCGTGAACACGATAGCTATACGGGGCAATTCATCAAACAAGCCGATGTAAACCTATTAGCTTATCCATTAAAAGTAATTACCGACAAAAAGCAAATACACAAAGATTTAGAGTATTACAAAGACAAAGTGCCTTACAACGATACTCCTGCGATGACTCAGGCTATATTCTCTCTCTTATACAGCCGATTAGGCGACCGCGAAAAGGCTTATAAGTACTTTACTGAAGCCTATCACCCTAACCTCTTGCCTCCTTTTAGAGTAATGGCTGAAACCAAAAATGGTAAGACTCCTTATTTTCTCACTGGAGCAGGAGGCGTACTACAAACGGTGATGATGGGCTTTGGAGGCTTAGATATATCCGAAGAAAAAGGCATACAACAACTGAAAACTGTAATGCCCACACATTGGGAAAAAATCACTTTAAAAGGCATCGGAATTGACAAAAAAACATATATCATATCAAATGAATAA
- a CDS encoding SusD/RagB family nutrient-binding outer membrane lipoprotein, with product MKIFNKNIAVVALSGILLGACTKDFADVNTNKTQPTDEDINRGGYASGGYFTELVQRPIPTGVGVNPANDYQVVQNMSTDNWVGYFSPGRNHWDNGNNQTSYYVSDFRANGTFSTLITKVMNPYFEIKNRLHNVQTVNGKLMYTPKDLTSQAAYSLAQIVKIMAMHRATDLFGPIPYSDMEPGKIKAKYDSQEKVYKSFLKELDDAVTILNQYGANNKVLENFDPVYQGDTAKWIRLANSLMLRLAMRVRFADQALAQQYVIKATTNLGGLIEDDSQAGKLVTSSKYIFDHSLVTMLGYGELKMGATIYSYLKGYDDPRMAKYFTKATADTQTSDFYAVRSGIDPTTDVAVYKNFSVPTVVQTTPTYWLRASEVQFLLAEAALIGWYTNDTAENLYKKGIEVSFAENGLTAAQAQSYYNSSAQPANYADPKNSVYNISAASTIDKKWLTSGSTEDHLEQIITQKYLANYPNGFESWSEWRRTGYPRMFTAALNRTNVGVQNIPASGKDFGMRRFPFPENEFKQNRENVTVAQSLLGGTDNAATNVWWDKKTK from the coding sequence ATGAAAATATTCAATAAAAATATAGCAGTTGTAGCATTATCAGGTATATTACTCGGCGCTTGTACTAAAGATTTTGCCGATGTAAATACTAATAAAACACAACCTACCGATGAGGATATTAACCGTGGTGGCTATGCCTCTGGTGGATATTTTACCGAGCTGGTACAACGCCCGATCCCTACAGGAGTAGGTGTTAACCCTGCTAACGACTATCAAGTAGTACAAAATATGAGTACTGATAACTGGGTAGGTTACTTCTCTCCAGGGCGTAATCACTGGGATAATGGTAATAACCAAACCAGTTACTATGTGTCCGACTTCCGTGCCAATGGTACTTTCTCTACACTTATTACAAAAGTGATGAACCCTTATTTTGAGATTAAAAACCGCTTGCACAATGTCCAAACTGTAAATGGTAAATTGATGTATACCCCTAAAGATTTGACAAGCCAAGCTGCTTATTCTTTAGCACAAATCGTAAAAATAATGGCTATGCATCGCGCTACCGACCTCTTTGGTCCTATCCCTTATAGCGATATGGAACCTGGTAAAATCAAAGCTAAATACGATAGCCAAGAAAAAGTTTACAAATCTTTCTTAAAAGAATTAGACGATGCAGTAACCATACTCAACCAATATGGAGCTAACAACAAAGTGTTAGAAAACTTCGACCCTGTCTACCAAGGAGATACTGCTAAATGGATACGCTTAGCCAATTCATTGATGTTGCGCTTAGCAATGCGTGTACGCTTTGCTGACCAAGCACTCGCTCAACAATATGTAATCAAAGCTACTACGAATCTTGGTGGACTTATTGAAGACGATTCTCAAGCAGGTAAGTTAGTAACCTCTAGTAAATATATTTTCGACCATTCCTTGGTAACTATGTTAGGTTATGGAGAGCTTAAAATGGGGGCGACTATCTATTCTTACCTAAAAGGATATGACGATCCTCGTATGGCTAAATACTTTACCAAAGCAACTGCCGATACTCAAACCTCCGATTTCTACGCCGTACGCTCTGGTATCGACCCTACCACCGATGTAGCTGTTTACAAAAACTTCTCAGTACCTACTGTAGTACAAACTACTCCTACCTATTGGTTGCGCGCTTCCGAAGTACAATTCTTACTCGCCGAAGCTGCTTTGATAGGATGGTATACTAACGATACTGCCGAAAATTTGTACAAAAAAGGTATTGAAGTATCTTTCGCCGAAAATGGTTTAACTGCTGCTCAAGCGCAAAGCTATTACAATAGTAGTGCTCAGCCTGCTAACTATGCCGACCCTAAAAACTCTGTTTACAACATCAGTGCAGCGAGCACTATTGATAAAAAATGGCTCACCAGCGGTAGTACTGAAGACCATTTAGAGCAAATTATCACTCAAAAATACCTCGCTAACTATCCTAATGGTTTCGAGTCTTGGAGTGAATGGCGTCGTACGGGCTACCCTCGTATGTTTACAGCCGCTTTAAACAGAACCAATGTAGGAGTGCAAAATATCCCTGCTTCTGGTAAAGATTTCGGTATGCGTCGTTTCCCATTCCCTGAAAATGAATTTAAACAAAACAGAGAAAACGTTACAGTTGCTCAAAGCCTCTTAGGTGGTACTGATAACGCTGCTACTAACGTATGGTGGGACAAAAAAACTAAATAA
- a CDS encoding S9 family peptidase: MNKPQSHPPKAKRLPHIFHEFGKKRTDNYYWLRERENPEVIAYLKAESAYYHAQTAHTKPLQETLFTEMKSHIKENDSSVPYFYNGYWYQTRYEEGKDYPIYVRYKETLDASEEVLFDCNAMAKGKAYFHLDSFAISDDNQWAVFGVDAVSRRQYTLQIKNLSTGEILPYKIKNTNGQAIWAADSRTIFYVKNNRQTLRSFKVYRHILGTDPKDDVLIFHEKDDTFDVFVYREKSRKYLVIGSESTLTSEYQTLNANTPHEAFKVFQPRTRGLEYDIAHYEEYFYILTNKDGATNFKLMRTPESATTSEHWEEVIAHRPEVRLNDIEIFKDYLVVEEVYNGLERIQIRSWDGLKVHYLPFDSETYTAYTIQNVDFNTEWLRYNYQSLATPASIIEYNMGTGEERLLKEQEVLDENFNKDNYIEERLWATAPDGVKVPISLIYRKDIVKNGQNPLLLYGYGSYGVTINPYFSTTRLSLLDRGFIYAIAHIRGGEYLGRQWYEDGKLLKKKNTFTDFIACSQFLIVEGYTSPEHLFAEGGSAGGLLMGAVVNMAPQLYKGIIASVPFVDVVTTMLDESIPLTTGEYDEWGNPNNEEYYNYMLSYSPYDQVRAQAYPAMYVSTGLHDSQVQYWEPAKWVAKLRELKTDDHPLYLDTNMEAGHGGASGRFEALKETAKEYAFLLELEENR, translated from the coding sequence ATGAATAAACCTCAATCACACCCTCCTAAAGCTAAACGACTCCCCCATATATTCCACGAATTTGGCAAAAAGCGCACCGATAATTACTATTGGCTACGCGAGCGCGAAAACCCTGAAGTTATTGCTTATTTAAAAGCAGAAAGCGCCTATTATCATGCGCAAACAGCACACACCAAACCTTTGCAAGAAACGCTCTTTACCGAAATGAAAAGCCACATCAAAGAAAACGATAGTTCTGTGCCTTACTTTTACAACGGTTATTGGTATCAAACTCGTTATGAAGAAGGAAAGGATTACCCTATTTATGTGCGCTACAAAGAAACGCTCGATGCTTCCGAAGAAGTGCTTTTCGATTGTAATGCGATGGCTAAAGGCAAAGCCTACTTTCACCTCGATAGCTTTGCTATAAGCGACGACAACCAGTGGGCGGTTTTTGGGGTAGATGCGGTATCTCGCCGTCAATATACCCTGCAAATCAAGAACCTCAGCACAGGTGAAATACTGCCCTATAAAATCAAAAACACCAACGGACAAGCAATTTGGGCAGCCGATAGTCGTACCATTTTCTACGTGAAGAACAACCGGCAAACCCTGCGTTCTTTCAAAGTATACCGCCATATTTTAGGTACTGACCCCAAAGACGATGTACTGATTTTCCACGAAAAAGACGATACTTTTGATGTATTCGTCTACCGCGAAAAGTCTCGCAAATACCTTGTGATAGGTAGCGAGAGTACCCTTACATCTGAATATCAAACTTTGAATGCCAATACCCCTCACGAGGCTTTCAAAGTATTCCAACCCCGCACACGTGGCTTGGAGTACGATATCGCTCATTATGAGGAGTATTTTTATATCCTCACCAATAAAGATGGTGCGACCAACTTCAAACTGATGCGTACCCCCGAAAGTGCTACAACTTCCGAGCATTGGGAAGAAGTAATTGCCCATCGTCCCGAAGTACGCCTCAACGATATCGAGATTTTTAAAGATTACTTGGTAGTCGAAGAAGTGTACAACGGCTTAGAACGTATACAAATACGCTCGTGGGACGGCTTAAAAGTGCATTATCTCCCCTTTGATAGCGAAACTTATACTGCCTATACTATCCAAAATGTAGATTTCAACACCGAATGGTTGCGCTACAACTACCAATCATTAGCAACTCCTGCTTCTATTATAGAATACAATATGGGCACTGGCGAAGAGCGCCTGCTAAAAGAACAAGAAGTATTAGACGAAAACTTCAACAAAGATAATTATATAGAAGAACGTCTTTGGGCAACTGCCCCCGACGGAGTAAAAGTCCCTATTTCGCTCATCTACCGCAAAGACATAGTGAAAAACGGGCAAAATCCTTTGTTGCTGTACGGTTATGGATCGTACGGAGTAACCATCAATCCTTATTTTTCTACCACCCGTTTGAGCTTGTTAGACCGCGGTTTTATCTATGCTATTGCACATATCCGCGGAGGAGAGTATTTAGGTCGCCAATGGTATGAAGATGGCAAACTCCTCAAAAAGAAAAACACATTTACCGATTTTATCGCTTGTTCTCAGTTTCTCATCGTCGAAGGCTACACCTCTCCCGAACATCTATTTGCCGAAGGTGGCTCGGCTGGAGGTTTGTTAATGGGTGCCGTAGTGAATATGGCACCACAATTGTATAAAGGCATTATCGCTTCAGTGCCTTTTGTAGATGTGGTAACCACAATGCTCGACGAGAGTATTCCGCTCACTACGGGCGAATATGACGAGTGGGGAAATCCTAATAACGAGGAATATTACAATTATATGCTCTCCTATTCGCCTTACGATCAAGTGCGAGCCCAAGCCTATCCAGCAATGTACGTGAGTACTGGTTTGCACGACTCACAAGTGCAATACTGGGAGCCTGCCAAATGGGTAGCCAAACTGCGCGAACTCAAAACCGACGACCATCCACTGTATTTAGACACCAATATGGAAGCTGGTCACGGCGGTGCCTCAGGACGCTTTGAAGCCTTAAAAGAAACTGCAAAAGAATACGCTTTTTTATTGGAATTAGAGGAAAATAGATAA
- a CDS encoding glycoside hydrolase family 18, whose product MKKFVYTLLALTIGLTSCSKWTETESNAEDFERAALEDLKDKRDAAKWLAEAERTEENKKALEAYWAQLREYKQKAWLNTGEAGGQVPMVYFWFDGPTWQPVKGIARGWLQAVPDSIVALSIWGGTNMRPETLTEFHKKDIKVFHKKGGSILMCWQTPSVGLGLPATKEGVSGSQDFHNKYPYAECYNQWPEIYARELARYIIAMDFDGYDVDWETCGNHNQNLTGEEQKKQTPLMVDWGNENSNIAKFVKEMAKYFGPIGADHAVKTQAEREANLKALFTASTSGFHPKEAEYINSFKSYLPANYLTKRYYFCADVPCHVAAIFHNHFTTYFDKHFLQDYNVNGVGNHIEHLGGVYYNSTSANYQAGKFNVMIGKGKAVKNKEIWGLGAYHGQSDYAVTNESDPHFKKYLQDNNITRKYLHYAWTREAIRIANPRPDYSGYKEMEPTIILP is encoded by the coding sequence ATGAAAAAATTTGTATACACACTATTAGCCCTTACTATCGGACTTACAAGCTGTAGTAAGTGGACAGAAACAGAGTCGAATGCCGAAGATTTTGAAAGAGCGGCATTAGAGGACTTAAAGGACAAAAGAGACGCTGCTAAATGGCTCGCTGAAGCCGAACGTACTGAAGAGAACAAAAAAGCTCTTGAAGCCTATTGGGCTCAGCTCCGCGAGTACAAACAAAAAGCGTGGCTCAATACAGGTGAAGCTGGCGGTCAGGTGCCTATGGTATATTTTTGGTTTGATGGACCTACTTGGCAACCTGTAAAAGGCATTGCACGTGGCTGGTTACAAGCTGTACCCGACTCGATAGTAGCGCTTTCTATTTGGGGAGGTACTAATATGCGCCCCGAAACCCTTACTGAGTTTCACAAGAAAGATATTAAGGTTTTTCACAAAAAGGGAGGCTCTATCTTGATGTGTTGGCAAACTCCAAGTGTAGGTTTAGGCTTACCCGCTACCAAAGAAGGAGTGTCAGGTAGTCAAGACTTTCATAACAAATATCCTTATGCTGAATGCTATAACCAATGGCCAGAGATCTATGCTCGTGAGTTAGCGCGCTATATCATCGCTATGGATTTTGATGGTTATGATGTAGACTGGGAAACTTGTGGGAACCATAATCAAAATCTTACAGGAGAAGAACAGAAAAAACAGACTCCATTAATGGTAGATTGGGGTAATGAGAATAGTAATATAGCTAAATTTGTAAAAGAAATGGCTAAATACTTTGGTCCTATAGGAGCAGATCATGCTGTAAAAACTCAAGCAGAACGCGAAGCTAATCTTAAAGCGTTATTTACCGCTTCTACTTCAGGATTCCACCCTAAAGAAGCTGAATATATTAATAGTTTCAAATCTTATTTGCCAGCTAACTATCTTACCAAACGTTACTATTTCTGTGCCGATGTGCCCTGTCACGTAGCAGCAATTTTCCATAATCACTTTACTACTTATTTTGATAAACACTTTTTACAAGACTATAATGTTAATGGGGTAGGAAATCATATTGAACATTTAGGAGGTGTTTACTACAACTCTACCTCAGCTAATTATCAAGCAGGTAAATTTAATGTAATGATAGGAAAAGGGAAAGCTGTAAAAAATAAAGAAATATGGGGTTTAGGAGCATACCACGGACAAAGTGATTACGCTGTTACCAATGAAAGTGACCCTCACTTCAAAAAATATCTCCAAGATAATAATATTACTCGCAAGTATTTGCACTACGCTTGGACTCGTGAAGCGATCCGCATCGCTAATCCTCGCCCTGATTACTCAGGCTATAAAGAAATGGAACCTACAATCATTCTCCCTTAA
- a CDS encoding BT_3987 domain-containing protein, with protein sequence MKKIIFNSLTVAFCFSLLVSCKKDEITVEKNDSTTWEIDKKIEDNDIRTQLGYDPRLNYIYLRPTVADLPMLSFGNVTINRNYTKEVEVRLLDKPYDKDVQVSFAYDASAYDKVKADYSGFELGDANLVQLSEATKTLSKGETSVTFTLTISNNSNFNKKVILPYALKVTDSGLTLPKGKGVFVLKVFPEEIKITAESKVVSKLLGYYNGSVYIGNSDKEVAFTIKSSYELPTGLKVALVRDDSAVLSGRTLAPAGVEGTLPEDNFDALSKKLTFNLNEDSFTNKGEYALPLKYVVKDASGNEQELSNNKLFVNFDIKELVSSNDNVEVGTQPSGKIIDRKGIIASYYGDIYYSPRFLLDGDENTYSYVRDGAYYYFTFPKVRLIKSVVLKPISGNQVKNISAYAGMTQGSEQYQGTITYNGSGDIVITFKKAIPLIRLSVGNFVNDENASSYWMGFSEINFYEE encoded by the coding sequence ATGAAAAAAATAATATTCAATAGTTTAACAGTCGCTTTCTGTTTTTCACTATTAGTATCTTGTAAAAAAGACGAGATTACTGTCGAAAAAAACGATAGCACTACTTGGGAAATTGATAAAAAAATAGAAGACAACGATATTCGTACCCAATTAGGGTATGACCCTCGTCTTAACTATATTTATCTCAGACCCACTGTTGCCGATCTGCCAATGCTCTCTTTTGGTAATGTAACTATTAATAGAAACTATACCAAAGAAGTAGAAGTAAGACTGCTTGACAAACCTTATGATAAGGATGTTCAAGTATCATTTGCTTACGATGCATCAGCTTACGACAAAGTAAAAGCTGATTATTCAGGCTTTGAATTAGGAGATGCAAACCTTGTTCAGTTGAGTGAAGCTACCAAAACCCTTAGTAAAGGTGAAACTTCTGTTACTTTTACACTTACTATTAGCAATAACTCTAATTTTAACAAAAAAGTTATTTTGCCTTATGCCTTAAAAGTAACCGATAGCGGTCTTACACTTCCTAAAGGGAAAGGTGTATTTGTACTAAAAGTCTTCCCTGAAGAAATAAAAATCACTGCTGAATCTAAAGTTGTTTCTAAACTTTTAGGCTACTACAATGGTAGTGTTTATATAGGGAATAGTGATAAGGAAGTCGCTTTCACTATAAAGAGTAGCTATGAACTCCCAACAGGACTTAAAGTAGCCTTAGTGCGCGATGATAGTGCTGTGCTAAGTGGTAGAACCCTGGCGCCTGCAGGAGTTGAAGGAACTCTCCCCGAAGATAATTTCGATGCGTTAAGTAAAAAACTTACTTTCAATCTAAATGAAGATTCTTTTACTAATAAGGGAGAATACGCATTACCTCTCAAATATGTAGTAAAAGATGCTTCAGGCAATGAACAAGAATTGAGTAATAACAAACTCTTCGTGAATTTCGACATTAAAGAGTTAGTCTCATCAAATGATAATGTAGAAGTGGGCACTCAACCATCAGGTAAAATAATAGATAGAAAAGGTATTATCGCTTCTTATTATGGAGACATATATTACTCTCCAAGATTTCTATTAGATGGAGATGAAAATACCTATTCTTATGTGAGAGATGGCGCTTATTATTACTTTACTTTTCCTAAAGTAAGACTTATAAAATCAGTAGTATTGAAACCTATATCAGGGAACCAAGTGAAAAATATATCAGCGTATGCTGGTATGACACAAGGAAGTGAGCAATATCAAGGAACTATAACTTATAACGGTAGTGGTGATATTGTAATAACCTTTAAAAAAGCTATTCCTCTTATACGTCTATCAGTAGGAAACTTTGTTAATGATGAAAACGCTTCCTCTTATTGGATGGGATTCTCTGAAATTAATTTCTACGAAGAGTAG